A stretch of Saccharothrix texasensis DNA encodes these proteins:
- a CDS encoding serine/threonine dehydratase, which produces MLGGMTPDVAAAADRIRPHARRTPTWRTEVDGRPIVFKLEHLQLTGSFKLRGALNTLLASGSPDRVVTASGGNHGLGVAKAAQLLGLHATVFVPVSAPEGKVRRIEAAGAKLIRHGDTYAEAVLAARGTPGFYVEAYNDPIVIAGQGTVAAEVVEDAPDVDSIVVAVGGGGLAAGTALASGRLTVAVEPDRCCALRHALDAGEPVDAEVDSIAASALGATRVGEVPFDILSTRPVTSVLVPDQATLSARDRLWEEFRLAVEPAAAVPFAAWLAGDVPGDLACVVLCGANTDWTP; this is translated from the coding sequence ATGCTGGGAGGCATGACCCCCGACGTCGCCGCCGCCGCTGACCGCATCCGCCCGCACGCCCGCCGCACCCCCACGTGGCGCACCGAAGTCGACGGCCGACCGATCGTGTTCAAGCTCGAACACCTCCAGCTCACCGGCTCGTTCAAGCTGCGCGGCGCCCTCAACACGCTGCTCGCCTCGGGGTCACCGGACCGGGTGGTCACGGCGTCCGGCGGCAACCACGGCCTCGGCGTCGCCAAGGCCGCGCAACTGCTCGGCCTGCACGCCACGGTCTTCGTGCCGGTCAGCGCGCCGGAGGGCAAGGTACGCCGGATCGAAGCCGCGGGCGCGAAGCTGATCCGGCACGGCGACACCTACGCCGAGGCAGTCCTGGCAGCCCGCGGGACACCGGGTTTCTACGTCGAGGCCTACAACGACCCGATCGTCATCGCCGGTCAGGGCACCGTCGCCGCCGAGGTGGTCGAGGACGCGCCGGACGTGGACTCGATCGTGGTCGCCGTGGGCGGCGGCGGCCTGGCCGCGGGCACCGCCCTGGCCTCGGGTCGTCTGACCGTCGCCGTGGAACCTGACCGGTGCTGCGCCCTGCGCCACGCGCTCGACGCGGGCGAACCGGTCGACGCCGAGGTCGACTCGATCGCCGCCTCGGCCCTGGGCGCCACCCGGGTGGGCGAGGTGCCGTTCGACATCCTGAGCACCCGCCCGGTGACCTCGGTCCTCGTCCCCGACCAGGCGACCCTGTCCGCCCGGGACCGGCTCTGGGAAGAGTTCCGGCTGGCCGTCGAACCGGCAGCCGCCGTCCCGTTCGCCGCCTGGTTGGCCGGCGACGTGCCGGGCGACCTGGCCTGCGTGGTCCTGTGCGGCGCCAACACCGACTGGACCCCCTGA
- a CDS encoding DUF6584 family protein, with product MPLELTLHKAAEEVERGDLASVLRARQRLVGLVCSYPDRLDLRERLAGVCRLLGDAAQAGRWSYLSEVRDEAEVAAFERAYRTPLARLTAMNWTSGEAGASTPTARERLVALREAANDQLHAELSVADDRDSSWRTNVFVLIGLVVVLLCFVVGAVTLVMWVYRWFAG from the coding sequence ATGCCGCTCGAGCTGACGCTCCACAAGGCCGCCGAAGAGGTGGAACGCGGTGACCTGGCCAGTGTCCTGAGGGCTCGGCAACGGCTGGTCGGGCTGGTCTGCAGCTATCCCGACCGGCTCGACCTGCGCGAGCGCCTCGCCGGGGTGTGCCGGCTGCTCGGTGACGCGGCGCAGGCCGGGCGGTGGAGCTACCTGTCCGAGGTGCGCGACGAGGCGGAGGTGGCGGCGTTCGAACGCGCCTACCGCACGCCCCTGGCGCGGCTGACGGCGATGAACTGGACCAGCGGCGAGGCCGGCGCCTCCACCCCGACCGCCCGGGAACGGCTGGTGGCGCTGCGGGAGGCGGCCAACGACCAGCTGCACGCCGAGCTGTCGGTCGCCGACGACCGCGACTCGTCCTGGCGCACGAACGTGTTCGTGCTGATCGGCTTGGTGGTCGTGCTCCTGTGCTTCGTCGTCGGCGCGGTGACGCTGGTCATGTGGGTCTACAGGTGGTTCGCCGGATGA
- the paaI gene encoding hydroxyphenylacetyl-CoA thioesterase PaaI has product MNGPAEMLANDAASAALGIRALELGDGTAKLAMTVTDRMVNGHGIGHGGYVFLLADTAFACACNRHGSVTVAAQAEIDFLAPVHEGDELVAEAVERARFGRSGIYDITVRRGDQVVAEFRGRSRTLRPNGADPAPGG; this is encoded by the coding sequence ATGAACGGACCCGCGGAGATGCTCGCCAACGACGCCGCCTCGGCCGCCTTGGGCATCCGGGCGCTCGAGCTCGGCGACGGCACGGCCAAGCTCGCCATGACCGTCACCGACCGGATGGTCAACGGTCACGGCATCGGGCACGGCGGGTACGTGTTCCTGCTCGCCGACACCGCCTTCGCCTGCGCGTGCAACCGCCACGGCTCGGTGACCGTGGCGGCGCAGGCGGAGATCGACTTCCTCGCCCCCGTGCACGAGGGCGACGAGCTGGTGGCCGAGGCGGTGGAACGGGCGCGGTTCGGGCGCAGCGGGATCTACGACATCACCGTGCGCCGGGGCGACCAGGTGGTGGCCGAGTTCCGCGGCCGGAGCCGGACCCTCAGGCCGAACGGCGCAGACCCAGCACCTGGAGGGTGA
- a CDS encoding cadmium resistance transporter produces MLDIIRAVGLFAVTNVDDIVLLALFFARGVPPWRVVLGQYLGFAGILAVAIAAALGATLLPPSALPWLGLLPLALGVKAAWQAWRGGDDSEPAATGALGVAAVTFANGGDNIGVYVPVFATTGITGYVIVFLVLVAVWCGAGRFFATRPVIARALSRWGHVVLPVVLIVIGVLILLGG; encoded by the coding sequence GTGCTGGACATCATCCGCGCGGTCGGGCTGTTCGCGGTGACGAACGTCGACGACATCGTGCTGCTGGCGTTGTTCTTCGCGCGGGGCGTGCCCCCGTGGCGGGTCGTGCTCGGCCAGTACCTCGGGTTCGCGGGCATCCTGGCGGTCGCCATCGCCGCCGCCCTCGGCGCGACCCTGCTGCCGCCGTCGGCGCTCCCGTGGCTCGGCCTGCTGCCGCTGGCGCTGGGCGTGAAGGCGGCGTGGCAGGCGTGGCGCGGGGGTGACGACTCGGAGCCGGCGGCCACGGGCGCGCTCGGCGTGGCGGCCGTGACGTTCGCCAACGGCGGCGACAACATCGGCGTCTACGTCCCGGTCTTCGCCACCACCGGCATCACCGGATACGTGATCGTGTTCCTCGTCCTGGTGGCGGTGTGGTGCGGGGCGGGCCGCTTCTTCGCCACCCGACCCGTCATCGCCCGCGCCCTGAGCCGCTGGGGGCACGTGGTGCTGCCGGTGGTGCTGATCGTGATCGGTGTGCTGATCCTGCTGGGAGGCTAG
- a CDS encoding glycoside hydrolase family 18 protein, which yields MSTKRKSLAALAAGVTAIAGLLMAAPAGAAPTPTAVFTQDSAWSSGYQGKFTVTAGSGAVSGWKVEFDLPAGTTPGSYWDATLTSSGSHHAFTNREYNGSLAAGASTSFGFLVNGPGLPANCKLNGQPCTGGTTTTTTTTSTTTTTTATSDEPPLPGSLKSAPYVDITMPTPSLESIARATGQKVFTLAFALADSSGCNPSWGGTIPLTDSRIINDVRALKALGGDVIVATGGAAGPYLEYSCSTADSLLAAYKKVLDAVGSNHLDVDVEASIPHDLVNTALKRLQTERGTSISYTMRVQGDDYGMDPYSVQILQNAAAKGLTVLVNPMTMEFGSSRADWGDAVIAAAESSLRQMKQIWPAKSDAELKRLLGVTPMIGRNFNGKVFTQAHARKLVTWANTNRIGLLGFWSAGRDNGSCPGGGISPTCSSISQTQYEFTNIFKGFTA from the coding sequence ATGTCCACGAAGCGCAAGAGCCTGGCCGCACTGGCGGCAGGCGTCACCGCCATCGCCGGTCTGCTGATGGCCGCCCCCGCGGGCGCCGCGCCGACCCCGACGGCCGTGTTCACCCAGGACTCCGCGTGGAGCTCCGGCTACCAGGGCAAGTTCACCGTCACCGCCGGGTCCGGCGCGGTGTCCGGCTGGAAGGTCGAGTTCGACCTGCCGGCGGGCACCACGCCCGGCTCGTACTGGGACGCCACCCTGACCAGCAGCGGCTCGCACCACGCGTTCACCAACCGCGAGTACAACGGCAGCCTGGCGGCCGGCGCGTCCACGTCCTTCGGGTTCCTGGTGAACGGCCCCGGCCTGCCCGCCAACTGCAAGCTCAACGGCCAACCCTGCACCGGCGGCACCACCACGACCACGACGACCACCAGCACCACGACTACGACCACCGCCACTTCGGACGAACCACCGCTTCCCGGCAGCCTGAAGTCCGCGCCGTACGTGGACATCACCATGCCGACACCGTCACTGGAGTCGATCGCCCGCGCCACCGGCCAGAAGGTGTTCACGCTGGCCTTCGCGCTGGCGGACAGCAGCGGCTGCAACCCGTCGTGGGGCGGCACGATCCCGTTGACCGACAGCCGGATCATCAACGACGTGCGGGCGTTGAAGGCGCTGGGCGGTGACGTGATCGTCGCGACCGGCGGCGCGGCCGGGCCCTACCTGGAGTACTCGTGCTCCACCGCCGACTCGCTGCTGGCCGCGTACAAGAAGGTCCTCGACGCCGTCGGCAGCAACCACCTGGACGTGGACGTCGAGGCGTCCATCCCGCACGACCTGGTCAACACCGCGTTGAAGCGCCTCCAGACCGAACGCGGCACGTCGATCAGCTACACGATGCGCGTGCAGGGCGACGACTACGGCATGGACCCCTACTCGGTGCAGATCCTGCAGAACGCCGCCGCCAAGGGCCTGACCGTGCTCGTGAACCCCATGACCATGGAGTTCGGCTCCTCCCGAGCGGACTGGGGCGACGCCGTCATCGCCGCCGCCGAGAGCAGCCTGCGGCAGATGAAGCAGATCTGGCCCGCCAAGTCCGACGCGGAGCTGAAGCGCCTGCTCGGCGTCACCCCGATGATCGGCCGCAACTTCAACGGCAAGGTCTTCACCCAGGCCCACGCCCGCAAGCTCGTGACGTGGGCCAACACCAACCGCATCGGCCTGCTCGGCTTCTGGTCCGCGGGCCGCGACAACGGCAGCTGCCCGGGCGGCGGCATCTCGCCGACGTGCAGCAGCATCAGCCAAACCCAGTACGAGTTCACGAACATCTTCAAGGGCTTCACCGCCTGA
- a CDS encoding methionine synthase: protein MDALPWSAGAATGIGSLPGTDPLEAARIVLGELPDLPHLPELPARGVGADMIGRTAALLVDLPVEVVPSGWRTAAHPGKDHRRAVDLLRRDLDAFEEAADPVPPPVVKVQSTGPWTLAASVELARGHRVLTDKGALREYTQSLVEGLNQHVAEVAKRTGAKVVVQLDEPGLPAVLAGLLPTPSKLGTVAAVPEPDARALLETVIDGVDADVVVHCCASKPPITLIRQAGARAVSFDVTVLDDSMWDEIGEAWEEKTQLFLGLAPSTDPTAKQTLKSLAQPALDLVDRLGFPRSILGTHAVPTPTCGMAGASEKWVRRALALTRDVGKAFVEPPEGW, encoded by the coding sequence GTGGATGCCCTCCCTTGGTCCGCCGGCGCCGCAACCGGCATCGGCTCGCTACCCGGAACCGACCCGCTGGAGGCCGCCAGGATCGTCCTCGGCGAACTCCCCGACCTCCCTCACCTGCCCGAACTCCCCGCACGGGGTGTCGGCGCGGACATGATCGGCCGCACCGCCGCGCTCCTGGTCGACCTCCCGGTCGAGGTGGTCCCGTCCGGCTGGCGGACCGCCGCGCACCCCGGCAAGGACCACCGGCGGGCGGTGGACCTGCTGCGCCGCGACCTCGACGCGTTCGAGGAGGCCGCCGACCCGGTGCCGCCGCCGGTCGTCAAGGTGCAGTCCACCGGACCGTGGACGCTCGCCGCGAGCGTCGAACTGGCGCGCGGCCACCGCGTGCTGACCGACAAGGGCGCGCTGCGCGAGTACACCCAGTCGCTGGTCGAAGGGCTCAACCAGCACGTCGCCGAGGTCGCCAAGCGCACCGGCGCGAAGGTCGTCGTGCAGCTGGACGAACCGGGGCTGCCCGCGGTGCTCGCGGGCCTGCTGCCGACGCCGTCCAAGCTGGGCACGGTCGCCGCCGTGCCCGAGCCGGACGCGCGCGCCCTGCTCGAGACCGTGATCGACGGTGTCGACGCGGACGTGGTCGTGCACTGCTGCGCGTCGAAGCCGCCGATCACGCTGATCCGCCAGGCGGGCGCGCGGGCCGTCTCGTTCGACGTCACGGTCCTGGACGACTCGATGTGGGACGAGATCGGGGAGGCGTGGGAGGAGAAGACCCAGCTGTTCCTCGGCCTGGCGCCGAGCACCGACCCGACCGCGAAGCAGACGCTGAAGTCGCTGGCCCAGCCCGCGCTGGACCTGGTGGACCGGCTCGGTTTCCCGCGTTCGATCCTGGGCACGCACGCGGTGCCGACGCCGACGTGCGGCATGGCGGGCGCGAGCGAGAAGTGGGTGCGGCGGGCGTTGGCGTTGACGCGGGACGTGGGCAAGGCGTTCGTGGAGCCGCCCGAGGGCTGGTGA
- a CDS encoding GNAT family N-acetyltransferase, translated as MLIRRETAADTQVVHDVTEAAFAARPGGEAGLVGALRADPGWIPALSLVAEVDGVVVGHVVCTRGSVGGKPALGLGPLSVLPAHQRSGVGKALMHAVLGAADALDEPLVVLLGDPAYYSRFGFVPASTYGITPPDPAWTPYFQARALATHTPDLTGPFTYAAPFADL; from the coding sequence GTGCTGATCCGACGCGAGACCGCCGCAGACACCCAGGTCGTCCACGACGTGACGGAGGCCGCGTTCGCGGCGCGACCGGGCGGTGAGGCGGGCCTCGTCGGCGCGCTGCGGGCCGACCCGGGCTGGATCCCGGCGTTGTCGCTGGTCGCGGAGGTGGACGGGGTGGTCGTCGGGCACGTGGTGTGCACGCGCGGCTCCGTCGGCGGCAAGCCCGCCCTGGGTCTCGGCCCGTTGAGCGTGCTGCCCGCCCACCAGCGTTCCGGTGTCGGCAAGGCCCTCATGCACGCCGTGCTGGGCGCCGCGGACGCCCTGGACGAGCCGCTGGTCGTCCTCCTGGGCGACCCCGCGTACTACTCGCGCTTCGGCTTCGTCCCGGCGTCGACCTACGGCATCACCCCGCCGGACCCGGCCTGGACGCCGTACTTCCAGGCCCGCGCCCTCGCCACCCACACCCCCGACCTCACCGGTCCGTTCACCTACGCCGCGCCGTTCGCCGACCTCTAG
- a CDS encoding LysR family transcriptional regulator — translation MTLQQLVYFLAVARTRHFTRAAAEARVAQPSLSKQIHALEKELGAELFSRARGNVTLTPAGEALLPVAARILSDVDTARLEVAELVGLRRGRVRVGATPSLCVSLFADVIKRYHDAYPGIQVSVTEGGSRDLVAALEAGQLDLALVIVSPADADRALTVVPVLREELVVASASPLGVTRMRLTDLRDQPLVMFRPGYDLRETTLAACRQAGFEPRFAVEGGEMDAVLRFVEVGLGVAIVPSTVLATRSLHGTPLTPATTRTVALAHRTDVAPTSAGRAFQSVLLAFLRGAEMPSGVHLVEP, via the coding sequence ATGACGCTCCAGCAGCTCGTGTACTTCCTGGCAGTGGCCCGGACGCGGCACTTCACGCGGGCGGCGGCGGAGGCGCGTGTGGCGCAGCCCTCACTGTCCAAGCAGATCCACGCGTTGGAGAAGGAGCTCGGCGCGGAGCTGTTCAGCCGGGCGCGCGGCAACGTCACGCTGACCCCGGCGGGCGAGGCGCTGCTGCCCGTGGCCGCCCGCATCCTGTCCGATGTGGACACGGCACGGCTGGAGGTGGCCGAGCTGGTGGGGCTGCGGCGGGGCCGGGTGCGGGTGGGCGCGACGCCGAGCCTGTGCGTCAGCCTGTTCGCGGACGTGATCAAGCGCTACCACGACGCGTACCCCGGCATCCAGGTGTCGGTGACGGAGGGCGGGTCGCGGGACCTGGTGGCGGCGTTGGAGGCGGGGCAGCTGGACCTGGCACTGGTGATCGTGTCACCGGCCGACGCCGACCGGGCGCTGACCGTGGTGCCGGTGCTGCGGGAGGAGCTGGTGGTGGCGTCGGCGTCGCCGCTGGGGGTGACCCGGATGCGGTTGACGGACCTGCGCGACCAGCCGCTGGTGATGTTCCGGCCGGGCTACGACCTGCGGGAGACGACCCTGGCCGCGTGCCGGCAGGCGGGGTTCGAGCCGCGGTTCGCGGTGGAGGGCGGCGAGATGGACGCCGTGCTGCGGTTCGTGGAGGTGGGGTTGGGAGTGGCGATCGTGCCGAGCACGGTGCTGGCCACGCGGTCGCTGCATGGGACGCCGCTGACCCCGGCCACCACGCGGACGGTGGCGCTGGCGCACCGGACGGACGTGGCGCCGACGTCGGCGGGGCGGGCGTTCCAGAGCGTGCTGCTGGCGTTCCTGCGCGGCGCGGAAATGCCTTCGGGGGTTCACCTGGTGGAGCCGTAA
- a CDS encoding succinate dehydrogenase cytochrome b subunit, producing the protein MDTIGLYRTTVGKKVVMAVTGAGLLLYVVVHMLGNLTVFSGADAIDGYGRRLREIGAVWPTRVALLACVALHFVAAYQLTAKARKARGRYEHRRRVQGSYAARTMRWGGVIIALFVVYHLLDLTVGWLNPNGVPGEIHANVVADFQHWYVVLAYAVAVLALGFHIRHGVWSATQTLGVTTSRVIGLGVAVVVCAGFLSVPFAVFTGLVS; encoded by the coding sequence GTGGACACGATCGGGCTCTACCGCACTACCGTCGGCAAGAAGGTCGTCATGGCCGTCACCGGCGCCGGGCTGCTGCTGTACGTCGTCGTGCACATGCTCGGCAACCTCACCGTCTTCTCCGGCGCGGACGCGATCGACGGCTACGGCCGCCGGCTGCGCGAGATCGGCGCGGTCTGGCCGACCAGGGTCGCCCTCCTGGCCTGCGTGGCGCTGCACTTCGTCGCCGCCTACCAGCTGACCGCGAAGGCCCGCAAGGCCAGGGGCCGGTACGAGCACCGCCGACGGGTCCAGGGCAGCTACGCGGCCCGCACGATGCGCTGGGGCGGCGTGATCATCGCCCTGTTCGTGGTGTACCACCTGCTCGACCTCACCGTCGGGTGGCTCAACCCCAACGGCGTGCCCGGCGAGATCCACGCGAACGTGGTCGCCGACTTCCAGCACTGGTACGTGGTGCTGGCGTACGCGGTCGCCGTGCTGGCCCTGGGCTTCCACATCCGCCACGGCGTGTGGAGCGCCACCCAGACCCTCGGCGTCACCACCTCGCGCGTGATCGGCCTCGGCGTCGCCGTGGTGGTCTGCGCCGGGTTCCTCTCCGTTCCCTTCGCCGTCTTCACCGGATTGGTGAGCTGA
- a CDS encoding fumarate reductase/succinate dehydrogenase flavoprotein subunit: MPYTEGAPIADQRAPVGPIETRWDRRRFSARLVNPANRRNRSVIVVGTGLAGGSAAATLAELGYQVKSFCYQDSPRRAHSIAAQGGINAAKNYRNDGDSVHRLFYDTVKGGDFRSRESNVHRLAQISVEIIDQCVAQGVPFAREYGGLLDTRSFGGAQVSRTFYARGQTGQQLLLGAYQALERQIAAGRVEMHARTEMLDLVVVDDRARGIVVRDLVTGEVSTHFADAVVLATGGYGNVFHLSTNAKGCNTTAIWRAHRRGALFANPCFTQIHPTCIPISGDHQSKLTLMSESLRNDGRVWVPRDPHDTRAPNDIPETDRDYFLERMYPAFGNLVPRDIASRAAKNISDEKRGVYLDFADAIGRLGALAVEQRYGNLFEMYQRITGDDPYRTPMRIYPAVHYTMGGLWVDYDLRSTIPGLYVIGEANFSDHGANRLGASALMQGLADGYFVLPGVIGDYLADAPFDAVDDSHPAVADTMSEVRGRVKTLLAVDGDRTVESFHRELGRLMWDECGMERDEAGLRKALERIPELRDEFWRRVKVPGTGERLNQELEKAGRVADFFELAELMCVDALHRAESCGGHFRSESQTADGEALRDDANFAYVAAWEYTGVGRPPVLHKEELTFEHVTPSTRSYS, translated from the coding sequence ATGCCCTACACCGAAGGCGCCCCGATCGCCGACCAGCGCGCGCCGGTCGGCCCGATCGAGACCCGCTGGGACCGCCGCCGCTTCTCCGCCCGGCTGGTCAACCCCGCGAACCGGCGCAACCGCAGCGTGATCGTGGTCGGCACCGGCCTCGCGGGCGGCTCGGCCGCGGCCACGCTCGCCGAGCTCGGCTACCAGGTCAAGTCGTTCTGCTACCAGGACAGCCCGCGCCGCGCGCACAGCATCGCCGCGCAGGGCGGCATCAACGCGGCCAAGAACTACCGCAACGACGGCGACAGCGTGCACCGCCTGTTCTACGACACCGTCAAGGGCGGCGACTTCCGCTCCCGCGAGTCCAACGTGCACCGGTTGGCGCAGATCAGCGTCGAGATCATCGACCAGTGCGTGGCCCAGGGCGTGCCGTTCGCCCGCGAGTACGGCGGCCTGCTCGACACCCGCTCGTTCGGCGGCGCGCAGGTCTCCCGCACCTTCTACGCCCGCGGCCAGACCGGGCAGCAGCTCCTGCTCGGCGCCTACCAGGCGTTGGAGCGCCAGATCGCCGCCGGACGCGTCGAGATGCACGCGCGCACCGAGATGCTCGACCTGGTCGTGGTGGACGACCGGGCGCGCGGCATCGTCGTGCGCGACCTCGTCACCGGCGAGGTGTCCACCCACTTCGCGGACGCGGTCGTGCTCGCCACCGGCGGCTACGGCAACGTGTTCCACCTCTCCACCAACGCCAAGGGCTGCAACACCACCGCCATCTGGCGGGCGCACCGGCGGGGCGCGCTGTTCGCGAACCCGTGCTTCACCCAGATCCACCCGACGTGCATCCCGATCAGCGGCGACCACCAGTCGAAGCTCACGCTGATGAGCGAATCGCTGCGCAACGACGGCCGCGTCTGGGTGCCGCGCGACCCGCACGACACGCGCGCGCCGAACGACATCCCCGAGACCGACCGGGACTACTTCCTGGAGCGCATGTACCCGGCGTTCGGCAACCTCGTGCCGCGCGACATCGCGTCCCGGGCGGCGAAGAACATCTCCGACGAGAAGCGCGGCGTCTACCTGGACTTCGCCGACGCCATCGGCCGCCTCGGCGCGCTCGCCGTCGAACAGCGCTACGGGAACCTGTTCGAGATGTACCAGCGCATCACCGGCGACGACCCCTACCGCACGCCGATGCGCATCTACCCGGCCGTGCACTACACGATGGGCGGGCTGTGGGTGGACTACGACCTGCGGTCCACGATCCCCGGCCTGTACGTGATCGGTGAGGCGAACTTCTCCGACCACGGCGCGAACCGGCTGGGCGCGTCGGCGTTGATGCAGGGCCTGGCGGACGGCTACTTCGTGCTGCCCGGCGTGATCGGGGACTACCTGGCCGACGCGCCGTTCGACGCGGTCGACGACAGCCACCCCGCGGTCGCGGACACGATGTCCGAGGTGCGCGGCCGGGTGAAGACGTTGCTGGCCGTGGACGGCGACCGCACGGTCGAGTCGTTCCACCGCGAGCTGGGCCGGCTGATGTGGGACGAGTGCGGCATGGAACGCGACGAGGCCGGGTTGCGCAAGGCGCTGGAGCGCATCCCCGAGCTGCGCGACGAGTTCTGGCGACGGGTGAAGGTGCCGGGCACGGGCGAGCGGCTCAACCAGGAGCTGGAGAAGGCCGGCCGGGTCGCGGACTTCTTCGAGCTGGCGGAGCTGATGTGCGTGGACGCCCTGCACCGCGCGGAGTCGTGCGGCGGCCACTTCCGGTCGGAGAGCCAGACGGCGGACGGGGAGGCGTTGCGCGACGACGCGAACTTCGCGTACGTCGCCGCGTGGGAGTACACGGGCGTGGGCCGACCGCCCGTGCTGCACAAGGAAGAGCTGACCTTCGAGCACGTCACGCCGAGCACCCGGAGCTACTCGTGA
- a CDS encoding succinate dehydrogenase/fumarate reductase iron-sulfur subunit produces the protein MKLTLRIWRQSGATGRLVEYAVDDLSPDMSFLEALDVLNERLITSGQEPVAFDHDCREGICGTCGLMINGMAHGPEKATTACQLHLRHFRDGDVVTVEPWRAEPFPVVRDLVVDRSAFDRIVAAGGYVSVPTGSAPDAHATPVPKPDADTAFEAAACIGCGACVAACPNGSAMLFTAAKATHLGVLPQGQPERYSRARDMVAEHDASGFGGCTNTGECTSACPKGIPLTTIARLNADLLRAHTTRSDR, from the coding sequence GTGAAGCTGACCCTGCGGATCTGGCGGCAGAGCGGCGCCACCGGACGGCTGGTGGAGTACGCCGTGGACGACCTGTCGCCGGACATGTCGTTCCTCGAAGCGCTGGACGTGCTCAACGAGCGGTTGATCACCTCCGGGCAGGAGCCGGTGGCGTTCGACCACGACTGCCGCGAGGGCATCTGCGGCACGTGCGGGCTGATGATCAACGGGATGGCGCACGGGCCGGAGAAGGCCACCACGGCCTGCCAGCTGCACCTGCGGCACTTCCGCGACGGCGACGTGGTGACCGTGGAGCCGTGGCGGGCCGAGCCGTTCCCGGTGGTGCGGGACCTGGTGGTGGACCGGTCGGCGTTCGACCGGATCGTGGCGGCCGGCGGGTACGTCAGCGTGCCCACGGGGTCCGCGCCGGACGCGCACGCGACACCCGTGCCCAAGCCGGACGCGGACACCGCGTTCGAAGCGGCGGCGTGCATCGGCTGCGGCGCGTGCGTGGCGGCGTGCCCCAACGGGTCCGCGATGCTGTTCACCGCCGCCAAGGCCACCCACCTCGGCGTGCTGCCGCAGGGGCAGCCGGAGCGGTACTCGCGGGCGCGGGACATGGTCGCCGAGCACGACGCGTCCGGCTTCGGCGGCTGCACGAACACCGGCGAGTGCACGTCCGCGTGCCCCAAGGGCATCCCGCTGACCACCATCGCCCGCCTGAACGCCGACCTGCTGCGCGCTCACACCACCCGCAGCGACAGGTAA
- a CDS encoding YeiH family protein produces MSPEPGAAYRTWARGPRVGGVLIAALVLGVLVGGRLPDLGGVTRRLLRTGVVLLGLQLSVGQLVDLGPRVLVAIVVTVGVTFFGTVWLGRCLGLPRGLYVLVASGFSICGASAIAAVEGRVDREDEHVATSVALVTLFGTLAMVVLPLVGASPQWIGLSVHEVAQVAAAAPASGLATAMAVKLGRVALLAPIVAGVGGRGAPPVPGFLLGFLASMLVSPLVPAAVLAPAKTVTTVVLAAALFGLGTSVRPKGLLRTSPRALLLGLLSTLLVCGTGYLSLRVV; encoded by the coding sequence ATGAGCCCAGAGCCGGGTGCCGCCTACCGGACGTGGGCGCGCGGGCCGAGGGTGGGTGGTGTGCTGATCGCCGCGTTGGTCCTGGGTGTGCTGGTGGGTGGGCGGCTGCCGGACCTGGGCGGCGTCACGCGCAGGTTGTTGCGCACCGGTGTGGTGCTGCTCGGTCTGCAACTGTCCGTTGGGCAACTGGTCGACCTGGGACCGCGCGTTCTGGTGGCGATCGTGGTCACGGTCGGCGTCACGTTCTTCGGCACGGTGTGGCTGGGTCGTTGCCTCGGTCTGCCGCGAGGGCTGTACGTGCTGGTGGCCAGTGGGTTCTCGATCTGCGGCGCGTCGGCCATCGCAGCCGTCGAGGGCAGGGTGGACCGGGAGGACGAGCACGTGGCCACGAGCGTCGCCCTGGTCACGCTCTTCGGCACGCTGGCGATGGTCGTGCTGCCGCTGGTGGGCGCGTCGCCGCAGTGGATCGGGCTGAGCGTGCACGAGGTCGCGCAGGTGGCCGCCGCGGCGCCGGCCTCGGGGTTGGCGACGGCGATGGCGGTGAAGCTGGGGCGGGTGGCGTTGTTGGCGCCGATCGTGGCCGGGGTCGGTGGGCGCGGCGCACCGCCGGTTCCGGGGTTCCTGCTCGGGTTCCTGGCGTCGATGCTGGTGAGCCCGCTGGTGCCGGCGGCCGTGCTCGCGCCGGCGAAGACGGTGACGACGGTGGTGCTGGCCGCCGCGCTGTTCGGCCTGGGCACGTCCGTGCGCCCGAAGGGCCTGCTGCGGACCAGCCCCAGGGCGCTCCTCCTGGGGCTGCTCTCGACGCTCCTGGTGTGCGGGACGGGTTACCTGTCGCTGCGGGTGGTGTGA